From Desulfatitalea tepidiphila, one genomic window encodes:
- a CDS encoding histidine kinase N-terminal 7TM domain-containing protein, whose product MRPELIYSAPFFIAAFLIIIVAVFAWRRRRIRGARYLSLVCMAGAVWSIFEGLLYLGLSLETDMWVTYVQYLGTAPMIPLALCFTFAIFGFERWIHRTTKTIFILIPLAMLALAWTDPLHHLVYKNYYLIHDHAVPIRGFERGILWWGIIGTQYILAFGLTTFLIYVAWISSGVMRAQAGVILAAVSIVWLTSAVYVTGNSPISHMDISPLAFILVALSMAWGFFRYHLLDVLPIAKADIYSGIGDPILVVDDQNHLLDLNPAAEALFHIRTSAKDAAFPMPIQRPVALPLSLAQPEETVCLVNNGTKRFYETRTTPLPDKRGNRIGRMIILRDVTERHRAQWALGQSERLQGVLEMAGAVCHDLNQPIMAIMGYAELILLDLAQDDPLYPIMMNLTAQLEKITTITQKLMRITRYATKDYGGQQIIDIEKAATASD is encoded by the coding sequence ATGCGTCCCGAACTGATCTATAGTGCGCCTTTTTTCATCGCCGCGTTTCTCATCATCATCGTCGCCGTGTTCGCCTGGCGACGGCGACGGATTCGAGGCGCCCGGTATTTATCCTTGGTATGCATGGCCGGCGCGGTCTGGTCGATATTCGAGGGTTTGCTCTACCTGGGATTGAGCCTGGAGACCGACATGTGGGTCACCTATGTGCAATATCTCGGCACCGCTCCCATGATTCCCCTGGCGCTTTGTTTCACATTCGCCATTTTTGGATTCGAACGTTGGATCCATCGCACGACCAAAACGATTTTCATCCTGATTCCCCTGGCCATGTTGGCGCTGGCGTGGACCGACCCCCTGCACCACCTGGTATATAAAAATTACTACCTGATCCACGACCATGCGGTTCCCATCCGTGGTTTCGAACGCGGTATCCTATGGTGGGGCATCATCGGCACCCAGTACATACTGGCCTTTGGGCTCACCACATTTTTGATCTACGTCGCGTGGATATCGTCGGGGGTCATGCGTGCCCAGGCCGGCGTCATCCTGGCGGCGGTCTCTATCGTTTGGCTGACAAGTGCGGTCTATGTGACCGGCAACAGCCCGATTTCCCATATGGATATCAGCCCTCTGGCCTTTATTCTCGTGGCCCTGTCCATGGCGTGGGGCTTTTTCCGCTATCACCTGCTGGACGTGTTGCCCATCGCCAAGGCCGATATCTACTCGGGTATCGGCGATCCCATCCTCGTCGTCGATGATCAGAACCACCTGTTGGATCTCAATCCCGCCGCCGAAGCCCTGTTTCATATTCGAACCTCTGCCAAGGATGCCGCCTTTCCCATGCCGATTCAACGGCCGGTCGCCCTGCCCTTGTCCCTCGCTCAACCCGAGGAAACGGTCTGCCTGGTAAACAATGGCACGAAACGTTTTTATGAAACCCGGACAACCCCTTTGCCGGACAAACGCGGCAACCGGATCGGTCGTATGATCATCTTGCGGGACGTCACCGAGCGTCATCGCGCCCAATGGGCACTGGGCCAAAGCGAGCGGCTGCAAGGTGTGCTGGAGATGGCCGGCGCCGTGTGTCACGACTTGAACCAACCGATCATGGCCATTATGGGCTATGCGGAATTGATCCTGCTGGACCTTGCCCAGGACGATCCCTTGTATCCCATCATGATGAATCTCACGGCGCAGTTGGAAAAAATCACCACGATCACCCAAAAACTGATGCGCATTACCCGTTACGCGACCAAAGACTACGGCGGTCAACAGATCATCGATATTGAAAAAGCCGCCACAGCTTCTGACTAA
- a CDS encoding secondary thiamine-phosphate synthase enzyme YjbQ, with the protein MQLSIKTHSQTEMIDITGEVQRLIDASGVREGICMVYVPHTTAAVTINENADPSVPTDMLMVLNQMVPWKAPYRHREGNSPAHVKSALIGSSELVQVEGGRLVLGTWQGIFFCEFDGPRSRKVNITWMASTFTSPSQS; encoded by the coding sequence ATGCAACTGAGCATAAAAACGCATAGCCAGACGGAAATGATCGACATCACCGGTGAAGTCCAGCGCCTGATCGACGCATCCGGCGTTCGGGAAGGGATTTGCATGGTTTACGTGCCGCACACGACGGCGGCGGTCACCATCAACGAAAACGCGGATCCCAGTGTGCCGACGGATATGTTAATGGTACTCAACCAGATGGTGCCTTGGAAGGCGCCTTACCGACACCGGGAGGGCAATTCGCCGGCCCACGTCAAGAGCGCCCTGATCGGGTCCTCTGAACTCGTCCAGGTAGAAGGCGGCCGCTTGGTACTCGGCACGTGGCAAGGTATCTTCTTCTGTGAATTCGATGGGCCGCGCAGCCGAAAAGTCAATATCACATGGATGGCATCGACATTCACGTCGCCGTCCCAAAGCTGA
- the nifJ gene encoding pyruvate:ferredoxin (flavodoxin) oxidoreductase — protein sequence MAKTMQTVDGNTAAAHVAYAMSDAAAIYPITPSSPIGEICDEWAANGRKNIFGQEVLIRQLQSEAGAAAAVHGSLAAGALTSSFTASQGLLLMIPNMYKMRGEVLPAVLHVTARAVAAHALSIFGDHQDVMAVRQTGFALLSSASVQEAMDLGLVTHLAAIESSVPFVHFFDGFRTSHEIQKIEMIDYADMAKLVNWDAVARFRARGASPERPELRGTAQNPDVYFQGCEAANAYFLKVPGIVADYMKKVGDLTGRPYSLFDYVGAPDAEHIVVSMGSSCETIEEVVNYLNAKEGRKIGLIKVRLYRPFSAEHLLKAIPASTRMITVLDRTKEPGALGDPLYLDVCTSLMENGRSIKVLNGRYGLGSKEFNPSMVKAVYDNMTGAAKNHFTVGIVDDLTHTSLEVQEGFDVSLEGTVQCKFWGLGADGTVGANKSAIKIIGDNTDMFAQAYFAYDSKKSGGITISHLRFGKQPIQSTYLIDAADYIACHNPSYVNTYNVLEGIKEGGTFMLNSPWSLEEMEVHLPAAMRQTIARKKLKFYNIDAVKIAGEVGLGGRINMIMQTAFFQASGVLPVEKALELLKKEIKKMFGKKGDKVVQMNVDAVDRTLDHLIEVDYPQAWGQAQGTPPAGLDAPPWVNEVMRPILAQQGDRLPVSAFKPDGLFPVGTTQYEKRGVAINVPEWIMDNCIQCNQCSMVCPHAAIRPFLVTDEELEKAPAGFEAKKAVGKEFKDYKFRIQVYAEDCMGCGNCADICPAKTKALVMRPLATQLTDQVPNQRYAQTLPLRDHLAKRDTVKGSQFYQPLIEFSGACAGCGETPYAKLITQLVGERMVIGNATGCTSIWGGSAPAIPYCKNKDGHGPTWGNSLFEDPAEFTYGMLLGQLQQRRLLAQLAEQAVAGDIDAEVKTALSGWLANMKEAEGSKKYGDQLKALLPKFKDNDLLSRINGMSNLFTKKSYWVFCGDGAAYDIAYGGIDHVLASGEDINVMVYDTEVYSNTGGQSSKATPTGSIAKFAASGKKTAKKDMGGMAMSYGYVYVASIGMGANKQHALKAIAEAEAYDGPSLILAYAPCINHGIKKGMGKTQEETKLAVASGYWPLYRYNPQLVAEGKNPFSLDSKAPDGSLKEFLSGEVRYAALHKLFPAEADRLHTQLAKELMLRYQKLKKMAEETPPQPEVKPLSPDVSGETDVCILSSTAEHGRAGAADEPCDDGRAGK from the coding sequence ATGGCAAAGACGATGCAAACGGTAGACGGGAACACCGCCGCAGCACATGTGGCATACGCGATGAGCGATGCGGCAGCCATTTACCCCATCACACCCTCGTCTCCGATCGGCGAAATTTGCGATGAGTGGGCGGCCAATGGCCGTAAAAATATTTTCGGACAGGAAGTGTTGATTCGGCAGCTGCAGAGTGAGGCCGGCGCCGCCGCGGCGGTGCATGGCTCGCTGGCGGCCGGTGCGCTGACCAGCAGCTTTACCGCCTCCCAGGGGTTGCTGTTGATGATTCCCAATATGTACAAGATGCGGGGCGAGGTACTGCCTGCTGTCCTGCACGTCACGGCCCGCGCCGTCGCGGCGCATGCCCTGAGCATCTTCGGCGACCATCAGGACGTCATGGCCGTGCGCCAGACCGGTTTTGCGCTGCTCTCGTCGGCCTCGGTTCAGGAAGCAATGGATTTGGGACTGGTGACCCACCTGGCGGCCATCGAGTCCAGTGTGCCGTTTGTTCACTTTTTCGATGGCTTCCGTACGAGCCACGAAATCCAGAAGATCGAGATGATCGATTATGCGGATATGGCCAAGCTGGTCAATTGGGATGCCGTGGCCAGGTTCCGTGCCCGGGGGGCTAGCCCCGAGCGACCCGAGTTGCGCGGCACGGCCCAGAACCCGGACGTCTATTTCCAGGGCTGTGAGGCGGCCAATGCCTATTTTCTCAAGGTGCCGGGCATCGTGGCGGACTACATGAAGAAGGTGGGCGATCTGACCGGTCGCCCGTATAGCCTGTTCGATTATGTGGGGGCGCCCGATGCCGAGCATATCGTCGTCTCCATGGGCTCGTCGTGCGAGACCATCGAGGAGGTGGTCAATTACTTGAACGCCAAGGAGGGCCGGAAAATCGGATTGATCAAGGTGCGTCTGTACCGTCCGTTTTCCGCCGAGCATCTGCTCAAGGCGATTCCGGCCAGCACCCGAATGATCACGGTGCTCGACCGCACCAAGGAGCCGGGGGCACTGGGTGACCCGCTCTATCTGGATGTGTGTACCAGCCTCATGGAGAACGGGCGCAGCATCAAGGTGCTCAACGGACGATATGGACTGGGTTCCAAGGAGTTCAATCCCTCCATGGTAAAAGCCGTTTACGACAACATGACCGGCGCCGCCAAAAATCATTTCACGGTCGGGATCGTGGATGATCTCACCCACACCTCCCTGGAGGTGCAGGAGGGCTTCGATGTCTCGCTCGAGGGAACCGTGCAGTGTAAATTCTGGGGCCTTGGGGCGGATGGCACGGTGGGCGCGAACAAAAGCGCCATCAAGATCATCGGCGACAATACCGACATGTTCGCTCAAGCCTATTTTGCCTACGACTCCAAAAAGTCGGGTGGTATCACCATCAGCCACCTGCGATTCGGAAAGCAACCGATTCAATCCACCTATCTGATCGATGCCGCCGATTACATCGCCTGTCACAATCCCTCCTATGTGAACACCTACAACGTACTGGAGGGCATCAAGGAGGGCGGGACCTTCATGCTCAACAGCCCCTGGTCGTTGGAGGAGATGGAGGTCCACCTGCCGGCCGCCATGCGCCAGACCATCGCCCGTAAGAAGCTAAAATTTTACAATATCGATGCCGTCAAGATTGCCGGTGAAGTGGGGCTGGGCGGCCGCATCAACATGATCATGCAGACCGCCTTTTTTCAGGCTTCCGGCGTCCTTCCCGTGGAAAAGGCGCTTGAGCTGCTCAAAAAAGAGATCAAGAAGATGTTCGGCAAAAAGGGCGACAAGGTCGTTCAGATGAATGTCGACGCTGTGGACCGCACGCTGGATCATTTAATAGAGGTCGACTATCCCCAAGCCTGGGGGCAGGCCCAGGGAACGCCGCCGGCCGGTCTCGATGCGCCGCCTTGGGTCAATGAGGTGATGCGGCCCATACTGGCCCAACAGGGCGATCGACTGCCGGTCAGCGCCTTTAAACCCGACGGACTCTTTCCGGTGGGTACCACCCAATATGAAAAGCGGGGTGTGGCCATCAACGTCCCCGAATGGATCATGGATAACTGTATTCAGTGCAACCAGTGCAGCATGGTGTGTCCCCATGCGGCCATCCGGCCCTTCCTGGTCACCGACGAGGAGTTGGAAAAGGCGCCGGCCGGTTTCGAGGCCAAAAAAGCTGTGGGCAAAGAGTTCAAGGATTACAAATTCCGCATCCAGGTCTATGCAGAGGATTGCATGGGCTGCGGGAACTGCGCCGACATCTGCCCGGCCAAGACCAAGGCCCTGGTGATGCGGCCCCTGGCCACCCAGTTGACGGATCAGGTGCCCAATCAGCGCTATGCCCAGACCCTTCCCTTGAGGGATCATCTGGCCAAACGCGACACGGTCAAGGGCAGCCAGTTCTATCAACCTTTGATAGAGTTCTCAGGCGCTTGCGCAGGATGCGGCGAGACGCCGTATGCCAAACTGATCACGCAGCTGGTTGGAGAGCGCATGGTCATCGGCAATGCCACCGGTTGTACGTCGATCTGGGGCGGCTCGGCGCCGGCGATTCCCTATTGCAAAAACAAGGATGGGCACGGACCGACCTGGGGCAACAGCCTGTTCGAGGACCCGGCAGAATTTACCTACGGCATGCTGCTGGGACAGTTGCAGCAGCGCCGCCTGTTGGCCCAGTTGGCCGAACAGGCAGTGGCCGGCGATATCGACGCCGAAGTCAAGACCGCTCTCTCCGGATGGCTGGCCAACATGAAAGAAGCCGAAGGATCGAAAAAGTACGGCGACCAGCTCAAAGCGCTGCTGCCCAAGTTCAAGGACAATGACCTGCTCTCACGGATCAACGGCATGTCCAATCTTTTCACCAAGAAGTCCTACTGGGTGTTCTGCGGCGACGGGGCGGCCTACGATATCGCTTATGGCGGGATCGATCACGTGTTGGCCTCGGGCGAGGACATCAACGTCATGGTATATGACACCGAGGTCTATTCCAATACCGGCGGTCAGAGCTCCAAGGCCACACCCACCGGATCGATCGCCAAGTTTGCGGCTTCCGGTAAAAAGACGGCCAAAAAGGATATGGGGGGCATGGCCATGAGCTACGGCTATGTTTATGTGGCCAGCATCGGCATGGGCGCCAATAAGCAGCATGCGCTCAAAGCGATCGCCGAGGCCGAGGCCTATGACGGTCCATCGCTGATTCTGGCCTACGCACCCTGTATCAACCACGGGATCAAAAAGGGCATGGGCAAGACCCAGGAAGAGACCAAGCTGGCCGTCGCTAGCGGTTATTGGCCCCTCTACCGTTACAACCCGCAACTGGTGGCCGAGGGCAAGAATCCCTTTAGCCTGGATTCCAAGGCACCGGACGGCAGCTTGAAAGAGTTCCTCTCGGGTGAGGTACGCTACGCGGCACTGCACAAGCTATTCCCGGCCGAGGCCGACCGATTGCACACCCAGTTGGCAAAGGAGTTGATGCTTAGATATCAGAAACTCAAGAAAATGGCCGAGGAGACGCCGCCCCAGCCCGAGGTGAAACCGCTAAGCCCCGATGTAAGCGGCGAGACGGATGTTTGCATCCTGTCCAGTACCGCCGAACACGGACGGGCCGGAGCCGCCGACGAGCCTTGTGACGACGGACGCGCCGGTAAATAG
- a CDS encoding YkgJ family cysteine cluster protein — MSTVMHPSEYQCRRCGTCCCKGGPALHVQDETLVTSGKILLKDLCTIREGEPAFDNIRGVVSPAPSDIIKIKGVSDTDATCRFLNQETVGCTIYDHRPAECRVLTCWDTQAIMMMYDQDRLTRSRLLSRLPGLFDLVGEHQHRCAYPRVAELATAIKNRKMGGTAAKELLGMVRYDQSLRQVTVERSRLDPSLLDFLFGRPLAETLRRFQVKIIRNGPRITIVPAF; from the coding sequence ATGTCGACCGTCATGCATCCATCCGAATACCAGTGCCGGCGTTGCGGAACCTGTTGCTGTAAGGGCGGGCCTGCCCTGCATGTCCAGGACGAGACGCTTGTCACCTCGGGCAAAATCCTGTTGAAGGATTTGTGCACCATTCGCGAAGGTGAACCGGCTTTCGACAACATCCGCGGCGTGGTGAGCCCGGCCCCGAGCGACATCATCAAGATCAAGGGGGTGTCCGACACGGACGCGACCTGCCGGTTCTTGAACCAGGAAACCGTTGGGTGCACCATTTATGATCACCGACCCGCGGAGTGTCGTGTGCTCACGTGCTGGGACACCCAGGCGATCATGATGATGTATGATCAGGATCGCCTGACCCGTAGCCGGCTCTTGTCGCGTCTGCCGGGTTTGTTCGACCTGGTCGGCGAGCATCAGCACCGTTGCGCTTATCCGCGTGTCGCCGAATTGGCGACGGCCATCAAAAACCGGAAAATGGGCGGTACGGCGGCCAAAGAGCTGCTAGGCATGGTTCGTTATGACCAGAGCCTGCGGCAGGTGACCGTTGAACGCTCCCGCCTGGACCCCTCTTTGCTCGATTTCCTGTTCGGTCGACCGCTGGCAGAAACGTTGCGCAGGTTCCAGGTCAAAATCATCCGGAATGGGCCCCGCATCACTATCGTACCTGCCTTTTGA
- a CDS encoding TusE/DsrC/DsvC family sulfur relay protein: MPTVEFSGKTFNVDEDGFIDDYKNWSEEWVQYVKQQEGIDELNDEHKKVIEVLREYYEKNGIAPMVRVLSKVTGFKLKHIYELFPSGPGKGACKMAGLPKPTGCV, from the coding sequence ATGCCGACAGTTGAATTTAGTGGAAAAACTTTTAACGTAGACGAAGATGGTTTCATCGATGATTACAAAAACTGGAGTGAAGAGTGGGTCCAGTATGTAAAGCAGCAGGAAGGCATCGATGAGCTGAACGATGAACACAAAAAGGTGATCGAGGTGCTCCGCGAGTACTATGAAAAGAATGGTATCGCCCCGATGGTTCGCGTTCTTTCCAAAGTCACCGGGTTCAAACTGAAACACATTTATGAACTCTTTCCTTCCGGACCGGGCAAGGGAGCCTGTAAAATGGCAGGTCTGCCCAAACCGACCGGTTGCGTCTAA
- a CDS encoding nitrilase-related carbon-nitrogen hydrolase, with protein sequence MKNLRVAAVVCRSPVGEIEFNLSRTAFWVRQAQKNGVALICFPELNITGYVNHSDMSAYAQPLPGDVSERLSALAARHRMIILAGVAERSATGKAYASHGIFWPDGRTGYYRKLYLAPNETPYFVPGNDIPVFDTTHAILGIQLCYDAHFPELSTAMTAKGADILFMPHASPRGDAATKHRSWLRHLTARAYDNGVFVVACNQLGENDRGLVFPGNAVAINPSGEVIAKRLESTEGMLIVDLMAAEIETVRSHPMRYFFPNRRPDLYGR encoded by the coding sequence ATGAAAAATCTCCGCGTCGCCGCAGTGGTGTGCCGATCGCCGGTGGGAGAGATCGAATTCAATCTATCCCGAACCGCCTTCTGGGTTCGACAAGCCCAAAAAAACGGCGTGGCGCTCATCTGTTTTCCCGAATTGAACATCACGGGCTATGTGAACCATAGCGACATGTCAGCTTACGCCCAACCCCTCCCGGGAGATGTGAGCGAACGTCTGTCCGCGCTTGCCGCTCGGCACCGGATGATCATCCTGGCCGGAGTGGCCGAACGAAGTGCCACAGGCAAGGCATACGCCAGTCATGGCATCTTTTGGCCCGATGGCCGGACCGGCTACTACCGGAAACTCTATCTGGCGCCCAACGAGACGCCTTACTTCGTTCCAGGCAATGACATCCCCGTTTTCGATACCACCCACGCCATCCTCGGTATCCAACTGTGCTACGATGCGCATTTTCCCGAACTTTCAACCGCCATGACTGCCAAAGGCGCCGACATTCTCTTCATGCCCCATGCGTCACCCAGAGGAGACGCCGCCACCAAACATCGATCGTGGCTGCGCCACCTGACGGCCCGGGCCTATGACAACGGGGTCTTTGTGGTGGCCTGCAACCAACTTGGGGAAAACGACAGGGGACTCGTTTTTCCTGGCAACGCGGTGGCTATCAATCCGTCGGGTGAGGTCATCGCCAAACGCCTGGAAAGCACGGAAGGCATGCTGATAGTGGATCTCATGGCGGCTGAGATCGAAACGGTTCGGTCGCATCCCATGCGCTACTTTTTCCCCAACCGCCGGCCTGACCTCTACGGCCGATAA
- a CDS encoding histidine kinase N-terminal 7TM domain-containing protein translates to MPPELIYSTPFFLASIAILVVAVFILIRRTTPGAWYLIMLCMAGAFWATCEGMLYLGLETADNIRITLIQYLGIATVIPLALMFTLSTFDFQRWVNTISITTLTAAAATIIALVWSNASHQLVFSRFFPIDEGPVPMLGIEHGPLWWAIIGYHYALTGLMSAILIRTVHVNQGARRSQASVVLAAIGVVWLANAIYVMGKSPVANMDLGPLAFIFVAFSLAWGFFKYDLLQLLPIAKALIFKSLSDPIIVIDEKRRIIDMNPAAEKQFNFKASDAIARNFDQIFDKHLQLKGILDQAAARQLTFHTAEGPRFFDLGRSTIRDKTGKEIGQILIFQDVTENKLANETIVENERMQGVLEMAGAVCHDLNQPVAVLLKQTDRLESVISSDHALYPKVLKLAEQANRLRETTLKLTGITRYETREYLRSKIVDIDKSSADA, encoded by the coding sequence ATGCCCCCTGAATTAATCTACAGTACGCCCTTCTTTCTCGCATCGATAGCCATTCTGGTGGTGGCGGTGTTCATCCTTATTCGTCGAACCACACCCGGTGCCTGGTATTTGATCATGCTCTGCATGGCGGGGGCGTTCTGGGCGACCTGCGAAGGCATGCTCTATCTGGGCCTGGAAACGGCAGACAACATCCGCATCACCTTGATCCAGTATCTCGGCATCGCCACCGTTATCCCACTGGCGTTGATGTTTACGCTGTCAACATTCGATTTCCAGCGCTGGGTCAACACCATCAGCATCACGACGCTGACGGCCGCCGCAGCCACGATCATCGCCCTGGTCTGGAGCAACGCCTCACACCAACTGGTGTTCAGCCGTTTCTTCCCCATCGACGAAGGGCCGGTGCCCATGCTCGGCATCGAGCATGGCCCCTTATGGTGGGCGATCATCGGATATCACTATGCACTGACGGGGCTGATGAGCGCGATACTGATTCGGACCGTGCATGTCAACCAGGGCGCCCGCCGTTCCCAGGCAAGTGTCGTGCTAGCCGCCATCGGCGTGGTCTGGCTGGCCAACGCAATCTACGTCATGGGGAAAAGCCCGGTTGCCAACATGGATCTCGGGCCTCTGGCCTTTATTTTTGTCGCCTTTTCCCTTGCCTGGGGATTTTTCAAATATGACCTGCTTCAGCTCCTTCCCATTGCCAAGGCGCTTATTTTCAAGTCCCTGAGCGATCCCATCATCGTCATCGACGAAAAACGTCGAATCATAGACATGAACCCCGCAGCCGAAAAACAGTTCAATTTCAAGGCCTCCGACGCCATTGCACGGAATTTCGATCAAATATTCGACAAGCACCTGCAATTAAAAGGCATTCTCGATCAAGCCGCGGCAAGACAGCTCACCTTCCATACGGCCGAAGGGCCGCGGTTTTTCGACTTGGGCAGGTCCACGATCCGGGACAAAACGGGGAAAGAGATCGGGCAGATCCTGATTTTCCAGGACGTCACAGAAAACAAGCTGGCAAACGAGACCATTGTTGAAAACGAGCGCATGCAAGGCGTCCTGGAAATGGCCGGTGCGGTATGCCACGATCTGAACCAGCCCGTCGCCGTCCTGTTGAAGCAGACGGATAGGCTTGAAAGCGTGATAAGCAGCGACCATGCGCTCTACCCCAAGGTGCTCAAATTGGCCGAGCAAGCCAATCGATTGAGGGAAACGACCTTGAAACTGACAGGTATCACCCGCTATGAAACCCGCGAATATCTACGCAGTAAGATCGTCGACATCGACAAATCATCGGCAGATGCTTAA
- the ahbA gene encoding siroheme decarboxylase subunit alpha gives MSLDDTDKAILNRIQSDFPIETCPFGVIARELNLKESEVLQRVLQLKQAGIIRRIGANFVPGKVGFVSTLCAARVPDDKIETFSRVVNRYPGVTHNYQRDDEFNVWFTFIARSREEIAQNLERIAKETGVETILNMPATKVFKIRAQFDL, from the coding sequence ATGAGCCTGGACGACACCGACAAGGCGATTCTCAACCGCATTCAGTCGGATTTTCCCATCGAAACTTGCCCGTTCGGCGTGATTGCCCGCGAATTGAACTTGAAGGAAAGCGAAGTCCTCCAACGGGTCCTGCAGCTCAAGCAAGCGGGCATCATTCGCCGCATCGGCGCCAATTTTGTACCCGGTAAGGTGGGGTTTGTCAGCACCCTGTGCGCGGCCCGGGTGCCTGATGACAAAATCGAGACCTTTTCCCGGGTGGTCAATCGTTATCCGGGTGTGACCCACAACTACCAACGGGACGATGAATTCAACGTGTGGTTTACGTTCATCGCCCGTTCCAGAGAAGAGATTGCCCAGAACCTCGAACGAATCGCCAAGGAGACCGGCGTGGAGACGATCCTGAACATGCCGGCGACCAAAGTGTTTAAAATTCGGGCCCAATTCGACTTGTGA